From Equus quagga isolate Etosha38 chromosome 3, UCLA_HA_Equagga_1.0, whole genome shotgun sequence, one genomic window encodes:
- the POLR3D gene encoding DNA-directed RNA polymerase III subunit RPC4: MSEGNAAGEPSAPGGPRPLLSGARGLIGRRPAPPLTPGRLPSIRSRDLTLGGVKKKTFTPNIISRKIKEEPKEEVTIKKEKRERDRDRQREGHGRGRGRPEVIQSHSIFEQGPAEMMKKKGNWDKTVDVSDIGPSHIINIKKEKRETDEETKQILRMLEKDDFIDDPGLRNDTRNMPVQLPLAHSGWLFKEESEEPDVKPSLAGPKEEDMEVDVPVVKVKEEPRDEEEEAKVKAPPRAARKTPGLPKDVSVAELLRELSLAQEEELLFLQLPDTLPGQPPTQDIKPIKTEVQSEDGQMVVIKQEKDREARLAENACTLADLTEGQVGKLLIRRSGKVQLLLGKVTLDVTVGTACSFLQELVSVGLGDSRTGEMTVLGHVKHKLVCSPDFESLLDHKHR; this comes from the exons ATGTCGGAAGGAAACGCCGCGGGCGAGCCCAGCGCTCCGGGAGGGCCCCGACCTCTCCTCTCGGGGGCCCGGGGGCTCATCGGACGGCGGCCGGCGCCTCCCCTCACGCCGGGCCGCCTTCCCTCCATCCGCTCCAGGGACCTCACCCTCGGGGGAGTCAAGAAG AAAACCTTCACCCCAAACATCATCAGTCGGAAGATCAAGGAAGA GCCCAAGGAAGAAGTAACCATCAAGAAGGAGAAGCGTGAAAGGGATAGAGACCGACAGCGAGAGGGGCATGGGCGGGGCCGGGGTCGCCCAGAAGTGATCCAGTCCCACTCCATCTTTGAGCAGGGCCCAGctgaaatgatgaagaaaaagg GGAACTGGGATAAGACAGTGGATGTCTCGGACATTGGGCCCTCTCACATCATCAAcatcaaaaaagagaagagggagacagatgaagaaacaaaacagatctTGCGCATGCTGGAGAAGGATGAT TTCATCGATGACCCTGGGCTGAGGAATGACACTCGAAACATGCCTGTGCAGCTGCCGCTGGCTCACTCAGGGTGGCTTTTTAAGGAAGAGAGTGAAGAACCGGATGTTAAGCCTTCGTTGGCTGGCCCCAAGGAGGAGGACATGGAGGTGGATGTGCCTGTTGTGAAAG TGAAAGAGGAGCCAcgagacgaggaggaggaggccaaggTGAAGGCTCCTCCCAGAGCAGCCAGGAAGACCCCAGGCCTCCCGAAGGATGTCTCTGTGGCAGAGCTACTCAGGGAGCTGAGCCTCGCCCAGGAGGAAGAGCTGCTGTTCCTCCAGCTGCCGGACACACTCCCTGGCCAGCCACCTACTCAGGACATCAAGCCTATCAAGACAGAGGTGCAGAGCGAGGATGGACAGATGGTGGTTATAAAGCAGGAGAAAGACCGG GAAGCCAGGCTGGCGGAGAATGCTTGTACCCTGGCTGACCTGACAGAGGGTCAGGTTGGCAAGTTGCTCATCCGCAGGTCGGGGAAGGTGCAGCTCCTCCTGGGCAAGGTGACTCTGGATGTGACCGTGGGGACCGCCTGCTCTTTCCTGCAG GAGCTGGTGTCTGTGGGCCTTGGAGACAGTAGGACGGGTGAAATGACAGTCCTGGGACATGTAAAGCACAAACTTGTGTGTTCCCCCGATTTTGAATCCCTCTTGGATCACAAACACCGGTAA